The DNA segment CACCGCCTTGAGCGCATCGTTCGCTTTCTGCTCGGAAATATCACCGACTGTTTTAAAGCGGCGATAAATCCGGACCGCCATCAGTTTCATCAACCTCTCTTTGACCTTTCCCTCGTCCCCGGCGCCGAACAGATTCGCAAGATATTTCAGCGGGAAGCGGGCCTGCTCGATCGCCCCCCAAAGCTCCTCGGTAGAGGTGTCGTAGAGCCAGTTGTCGTCCCAAACTTTGGCCGTGGAATTCAATTTCCTGTTTTGTTCGCGCTGATTCGCCTCTTTTACTGAGGCCATCACCGGCAGGAGCGGCGGCACGTAGAACAGCATGGGGAGCGTTCTGTACTCCGCATGGAGCGGCAGGGCCAACCCCCACTTTTTCACAAACTTGTAAGTAGGAGAATTTTGGGCCGCATGGATCGTGGAATCAGCGACTCCGTTCGCCTTCGCCGACTTGATGACCGCCGGATCGAACGGATCCATCAGGATGTCCATCTGGCGCTCGATCAACTCCTTCTCGGGTGCCCCCGCCATCTCGTGAATGCGGTCGGCATCGTAGAGGATCACCCCCAGGTAACGGATGCGCCCGACGCACGAGTGCATGCAGGCTGGGGCAAGACCCGCCTCGATGCGCGGATAACAAAGAATGCACTTTTCCGATTTTCCGGTGTGCCAGTTGTAATAGGTCTTTTTATAGGGGCAGGCGGTGACGCACATTCTCCAAGCCCTGCAGACGTTCTGGTTGATAAGAACGAGGCCGTCCTCGCCCCTCTTATAAATGGCCCCCGACGGGCAGGAGGCGACACAGGCCGGATTCAGGCAATGGTTGCAGATCCGGGGGAGATAGAAAAAAGCCATTCGCTCCAACTGAAACATGGCTTCCTGCTCGGCGGGCGACAAATTTTTAAGATTCGGATCGTTCCGGGCGTAATCCGGCGTTCCGCTTAGATCGTCGTCCCAGTTCGGCCCCATTTTGATGTCGATCGGCTTTCCCGTGATCAGCGAAACGGGGCGGGCCGTCGGTTGGTCGTCTCCCTCCTTTGCTTCGATCAGGTCGAGATACTTGTAGGTAAAAGGCTCATAGTAGTCGTCGATCACCGGCAGATTGGGGTTGTGAAAAATATTGAGAAGGCCCTTTTGTTTGCCGGCGCCTTTAAGTGAAATATCATCACCATCTTTTTCCCAACCCCCTTTGTAAATGCCCTGGTCTTCCCACTTTGTGGGATAACCGGTGCCGGGTTTCGTTTCCACATTGTTCCACCACATGTACTCGGCCCCTTTCCGGTCGGTCCAGATATTTTTGCAGGCGATCGAGCAGGTATGGCAACCGATGCATTTGTCCAGGTGAAACACCATCGAAATTTGTGAACGAATATCCATATTATTTGGGGCCCTTTCCCTTAAAATACAACCTTGTCCATTTTTTTGACCGTCACATGGGTATCCCTCTGCGGGGC comes from the Deltaproteobacteria bacterium genome and includes:
- the narH gene encoding nitrate reductase subunit beta encodes the protein MDIRSQISMVFHLDKCIGCHTCSIACKNIWTDRKGAEYMWWNNVETKPGTGYPTKWEDQGIYKGGWEKDGDDISLKGAGKQKGLLNIFHNPNLPVIDDYYEPFTYKYLDLIEAKEGDDQPTARPVSLITGKPIDIKMGPNWDDDLSGTPDYARNDPNLKNLSPAEQEAMFQLERMAFFYLPRICNHCLNPACVASCPSGAIYKRGEDGLVLINQNVCRAWRMCVTACPYKKTYYNWHTGKSEKCILCYPRIEAGLAPACMHSCVGRIRYLGVILYDADRIHEMAGAPEKELIERQMDILMDPFDPAVIKSAKANGVADSTIHAAQNSPTYKFVKKWGLALPLHAEYRTLPMLFYVPPLLPVMASVKEANQREQNRKLNSTAKVWDDNWLYDTSTEELWGAIEQARFPLKYLANLFGAGDEGKVKERLMKLMAVRIYRRFKTVGDISEQKANDALKAVGYTPEAADQVYYLTSLAKFDDRFVIPAAHREQAIEMLEFTGDKKGSAGFGFKEGTMERGL